CTGCGAGGACGTACGTGCTCACCGTCGACATCACGAGACCGGTGAGGCTCTCCGGATGCCACGTCCGTTCCGAGAAACTCCCGCTCGTCATCCGGTATCACCCGTACCGTTCGGTGTTTCCCACGGGGCGTAGCCGGACCGATAGAGGAGGACGACGCCGCTGAACGCGACGACGAGAACGGCAATTCTCCGCGCGAGCAACCCCGTTCGCGTCACGGGTTGGAAGCCGCCGTAGTACGCGAGCGCTCCAGCCATGAAAGACGGGGCTAGATGGCTCTCTCGAAAGCGACGCGAGACGCCGAGCAGCACCACGAGGGAGCCACTAGCGGCGAAAAACGCCAGAGTGAGCGGTGATGGGTCGGTGAACGGCCACTGCATCCCCCCGACCCCCAGGACAAAGATCGTGAGGACGGTTTGTGAGTGCCGCTGCAGGGACGTACGGTGGACCATCGTCACGGGCTACTAGCGATCGGAACGACTTAGTTTCCCGTCCGTAGATCCCGGACCCGGGAGAGCAAGCCGTGCGGGTTCTCTCGCCCGGCACGCGGGCGGGAAGTACAGAGTTCTGAGCGTGCTACGGGAACATGAACTGACACACCACGTCGATCAGTCCGACGTCACCCTGGAATACGTCACCCGGAACTGGCTGTAGATCCCGTTAGTTCGCTGCTGTTCTGTCGCTCACCGCTTGGCACGCCGGCGTGCCAAGCGGGCCAAGGAACCCGTGAGAGCCGAAGGCTCGAACGGTGACGCGGGCTTTTGGTCCTGATTTCGCCAGGGAGCGGCCGGAGGCCGCTCCCGCAGCAAAAGGTGGCTTAGATGACGCGGTTCTGGAGGTAGTCCAGGTGCTTCGCGTTGTAGACGATCCTGACCTCGTCGGCGGCGGGCGAGCCGATGCAGGTCAGGCGCACGTTCTTGTCCTCGACCTCCTCGTCGCTCAGGATCTGCTGCATGTCCATCTCGATCTCCCCCTCGAAGAGGATGGCGGCGCAGTTCGCGCAGGCCCCGGCGCGGCACGAGAACGGCCAGTCGTAGCCCTGTGCCTCGGCGGCCTCGAGGATGTACTCGCCCTCGTTTACGTCGAGCGAGCCGTAGTCCTCGTCGTCGAAGCCGGCGTCCGCGGCCTTGTCGAACAGGTCGTCGTCGTTGAGGTCCCAGCCCTGGTCGTCTAGCACTTCGTAGTTGAGGTATTCAACAGTGGGCATCACCGATGCGTTCGACCCCATGGGTGTTAGACCTTGCTGTTGAATCCGACCGCCGCGGGCCGTTAGAACGCGATGCGGTCAGAAGATCGGGAGGAACTCGAAGACGAGGAAGGCGGCTACGGCGGAGATCGTCGGGGTGAGCACCCAGAGCACGACGACCCGCGCGGTCGCCCGCGAGTCGAAGAGGTCGCCCGCGGTGAGCGCGTCGGGGTCCTCCTCGCCGATGCGCGGAATGTCGCTCACGCCCGTCGATCCGCCGCGACCGTCGGCGGCGAGCGCGTCGACCGAGAGCCCGGGGCCGTCCCGTCCCATCGCGGCGCTCGCGGCCTGCGAGGGCGTCATCGTCCGGCTCGCCCGCCCCCAGCCGAGCCCGACGATGCACATCGTCGCGCTCACGGCGAGGCTCGCGGGGATGCCGAGCACGGAGAGGAAGGTGATGATGCTCGCGCTGATCACCTCGACGACGAGCGCCGCGGTGAGCGGCAGATCGGTGAGGTCGTTGCCGACCGTGTCGAGGGTCCGGCGGGCGATGGTGAACGCGCCGAGGCCGATGGCGGCCCCCGCGAGGAGCACGCCGAAGTCGACGGAGATCGCGCCGCTCCCGACCAGCGGCGCGATGGCGTTCGCGGTGTTCGACGCGCCGGCCGAGAACGCCATGTAACAGCCGATGGCGACGACGAGCACCGTCCCCACGCGCTCGCGGAGCGTCACCTCGTCGCCGGGCGAGTCGAGTTGCAGGAAGGCGTCGAGGTAGGGGTAGAGGTAGCGACCGATGACGGCGCAGACCCAGAAGGCGAGGATGGGAGAGACGAGCCACCACGAGACGATCTGGCCCATCTTCGCCCAGTCGAGCGTCCCGGTGGCGACGCCCAGCCCCGCGATCGCGCCGACGGCGGTCATCGACGTCGAGGCGGGGACGCCGAACAGGTTCGAGATCAGCAGCGCGACGCCGACGAAGAAGAGGACGGCGACGCTGGCCGCGAGCGTGAACTGGCTCGACGGGACGATCTCGCCTCCCATCGTGGCGACCACGTTCCGACCCACGGTCCACCCGCCGAGGAGCGCGAAGCCGGTCATCAGCGCGGCGGCGACGATCTTCGAGACCGTCCCGCTCCCGACCGCGGGGCCGAACGCGACGCCCGTCGAGGAACCGCCGATGTTGAACCCGACGAAGACGGCGACCGCGAGACCGACGAGCAGGAGTAGTTCGAACACACCGAGACTTCGCGGCGGCGTGACTTAAACGACCGCTTGTCGTCGGGACGACCGACCCCGGTTCCCGTCGGGCGCGCACCGTCGCGCTTACCCTCGGGCCCCGCGAACCCCCGGACATGTTTCCGGAGTTCGAGGTGATCCCCGCGGTCGACATGCAGGACGGACGGGTGGTCCAGCTGGTCGGGGGGGAGCGCGGAACCGGGCGAACCTACGGCGACCCCGTCGACGCCGCCGAGCGGTGGGTCGGGGCGGGCGCGCGCACCCTCCACCTGGTGGACCTCGACGGGGCGTTCGAGGGAGAGCGGGTCAACGCGGAGGCCGTCGAGCGGATCGTCGAGACCGTCGACGTGGACGTCCAGCTCGGCGGGGGGATCAGGACCGCCGCCGACGCGACGGGTCTCCTCGACCGCGGCGTCGACCGGGTGATCCTCGGCACCGCCGCCGTCGAGACGCCCGAGATCGTCGAGGCGATCAGCGCCGACCACCCCGGGACGGTGATGGTGAGCCTCGACGCGCGCGGCGGCGAGGTCGTCGTCTCCGGCTGGACGGAGGGGACCGGCCTCGATCCGGCCGACGCCGCCGGACGCTACGAGGACCTCGGTGCGGGCGCGATCCTGTTCACCGACGTGGACGTGGAGGGACAACTGGAGGGGGTTCGGACGGCTCCCGTCGAACGCGTCGTGGAGGCCGTTGACGTCCCGGTCGTTGCCAGCGGCGGCGTCGCCACGCTCGACGACGTGCTCGCGCTCCGCGACGCTGGCGCGGCCGCAGTCGTCGTCGGGAGCGCGCTCTACGAGGGCCGATTCACGCTGGCGGACGCGTTCACCGCCGTGGCGTAGCGCCGGCGGGATCTCATCGTCTGGACGTGCGTGGCGATCGACCCCCGATTCTGGTCGTTCCTGCCTCGATCCCGGCACTCGGGTACACACGTGTAAACGTGACGTTATG
The Halomarina pelagica DNA segment above includes these coding regions:
- the hisA gene encoding 1-(5-phosphoribosyl)-5-[(5-phosphoribosylamino)methylideneamino]imidazole-4-carboxamide isomerase, whose amino-acid sequence is MFPEFEVIPAVDMQDGRVVQLVGGERGTGRTYGDPVDAAERWVGAGARTLHLVDLDGAFEGERVNAEAVERIVETVDVDVQLGGGIRTAADATGLLDRGVDRVILGTAAVETPEIVEAISADHPGTVMVSLDARGGEVVVSGWTEGTGLDPADAAGRYEDLGAGAILFTDVDVEGQLEGVRTAPVERVVEAVDVPVVASGGVATLDDVLALRDAGAAAVVVGSALYEGRFTLADAFTAVA
- a CDS encoding inorganic phosphate transporter; the protein is MFELLLLVGLAVAVFVGFNIGGSSTGVAFGPAVGSGTVSKIVAAALMTGFALLGGWTVGRNVVATMGGEIVPSSQFTLAASVAVLFFVGVALLISNLFGVPASTSMTAVGAIAGLGVATGTLDWAKMGQIVSWWLVSPILAFWVCAVIGRYLYPYLDAFLQLDSPGDEVTLRERVGTVLVVAIGCYMAFSAGASNTANAIAPLVGSGAISVDFGVLLAGAAIGLGAFTIARRTLDTVGNDLTDLPLTAALVVEVISASIITFLSVLGIPASLAVSATMCIVGLGWGRASRTMTPSQAASAAMGRDGPGLSVDALAADGRGGSTGVSDIPRIGEEDPDALTAGDLFDSRATARVVVLWVLTPTISAVAAFLVFEFLPIF
- the fer gene encoding ferredoxin Fer, with amino-acid sequence MPTVEYLNYEVLDDQGWDLNDDDLFDKAADAGFDDEDYGSLDVNEGEYILEAAEAQGYDWPFSCRAGACANCAAILFEGEIEMDMQQILSDEEVEDKNVRLTCIGSPAADEVRIVYNAKHLDYLQNRVI